A genome region from Gloeocapsopsis sp. IPPAS B-1203 includes the following:
- a CDS encoding metal ABC transporter permease gives MDWFFYGIQQLAFVGNNDLWNLLQFPFMQRAIAGSLLMGLLGGLLGSFVTLRQLSFFSHAVGHAALVGVTLGVILQLNPTWMLLPFTLVFGLVVLYLIDQTDLASDSVLSIVLSGALAIGVILSSLIQGYRGNLMSVLFGDILAIGTTDLVLTLLVLVGSSTFLLLTLRQQILLTLNPAVAQVQGIPVQLYRYAFVVLLSFAVAVAIKAVGVLLVNAFLVIPAATAKLTSDRFMRFLVTSVLFGAISSIVGMLVSGIFNFASGPSIVIVQFFLFVSIFCWTKLSLKVA, from the coding sequence ATGGATTGGTTCTTTTACGGGATACAACAACTAGCCTTTGTAGGAAATAATGATTTATGGAATTTACTGCAATTTCCATTTATGCAGCGTGCGATCGCTGGTAGTTTATTAATGGGGTTACTCGGTGGTTTACTTGGTAGTTTCGTAACTCTGCGACAATTGTCTTTTTTTAGTCATGCTGTAGGTCATGCTGCTTTAGTCGGTGTGACTTTAGGGGTAATATTACAATTGAATCCTACTTGGATGTTATTGCCTTTTACCTTAGTGTTTGGCTTGGTTGTCCTATACTTGATCGATCAAACCGACTTGGCAAGTGATAGTGTTTTAAGTATTGTCTTATCCGGTGCTCTGGCGATTGGTGTCATTCTTAGTAGCTTAATCCAGGGATATCGCGGTAACTTGATGTCAGTGTTGTTCGGCGATATTTTAGCCATTGGGACAACCGACTTGGTATTAACACTGCTAGTACTTGTCGGTAGCAGTACTTTTTTACTGCTGACACTACGACAACAAATCCTTTTGACTCTTAACCCTGCAGTTGCTCAAGTTCAAGGTATTCCAGTTCAATTGTATCGTTATGCTTTTGTTGTGCTGCTTTCTTTTGCTGTTGCAGTTGCGATTAAAGCTGTTGGTGTTTTGCTAGTTAACGCTTTTCTCGTCATTCCCGCAGCGACGGCTAAACTGACAAGCGATCGCTTTATGCGGTTTCTTGTGACTTCTGTATTGTTTGGTGCCATCAGTAGCATTGTAGGTATGCTTGTATCAGGGATCTTTAATTTTGCTTCAGGTCCCAGCATTGTGATCGTGCAATTTTTCCTCTTTGTCAGCATTTTCTGTTGGACAAAGTTATCCCTCAAAGTTGCCTAA
- a CDS encoding metalloregulator ArsR/SmtB family transcription factor — protein MSPTSITNSGLTTSTQEEGLKCNPPHPVDVDSVHHLQLKSLNTEKAQRMAEFFSLLGDPNRLRILSLLAEKELCVCDLAATLDMSESAVSHQLRTLRTMRLVSYRKQGRNVFYNLQDSHVLNLYHSVAEHLDEIGE, from the coding sequence ATGTCACCAACTAGTATTACTAATTCTGGTTTAACAACTTCTACCCAGGAGGAAGGACTTAAATGCAATCCACCACATCCTGTTGATGTAGATAGCGTACACCACTTGCAACTCAAAAGCCTCAACACTGAAAAAGCTCAACGCATGGCAGAGTTTTTTAGTTTACTAGGAGATCCCAACCGATTGCGAATTCTCTCACTTCTGGCAGAAAAAGAACTTTGTGTCTGTGACTTAGCTGCAACTCTAGATATGAGTGAGTCAGCAGTTTCACATCAATTACGCACTTTAAGAACAATGCGCCTAGTCAGCTACCGCAAGCAGGGACGCAACGTTTTCTACAACCTTCAAGATAGTCACGTACTCAATCTTTACCACTCTGTCGCTGAACATCTCGATGAGATTGGCGAATAA